From the Acinetobacter wanghuae genome, one window contains:
- a CDS encoding HNH endonuclease — translation MSEWLFPVNPDIYDIDRAYHDAHQICWAKYDFEFQINDILFLYVTEPIGKIQYQYQVIGFIGHSDLPEKDREYWLDQKELEAYKGDYFLIQPIEKVEKASLSRRYLAEQGLITAKDTLQSHKTTKFVKGKSLDKVEAHKKLLSYIAEQFRNVGETNYPDEAGVNSPKFLEGKKITVTVNGYERCSKARAECIALYGTRCYVCGMSFEHTYGAFAKDFIHVHHIEPLHTIAKEYEVNPQKDLRPVCPNCHAMLHKTVDGIPMTIEKLKVFYKYSLNNPLRQTFEE, via the coding sequence ATGTCTGAATGGCTGTTTCCTGTTAATCCTGATATTTATGATATAGATCGTGCTTATCATGATGCACATCAAATATGTTGGGCAAAATACGATTTTGAATTCCAAATTAATGATATTCTATTTTTATATGTGACAGAACCAATAGGAAAAATCCAATATCAATATCAAGTTATTGGTTTTATAGGTCACTCTGACTTGCCAGAAAAAGATAGAGAATATTGGTTAGATCAAAAAGAATTAGAGGCATATAAAGGTGATTACTTTCTAATTCAACCAATTGAAAAAGTTGAGAAAGCCTCACTTTCTAGACGATATTTAGCCGAACAAGGTCTAATCACCGCAAAAGATACCTTGCAGTCGCACAAAACAACCAAATTTGTGAAAGGTAAATCTCTAGATAAGGTTGAAGCACATAAAAAATTGCTTAGTTATATTGCTGAGCAGTTTAGGAATGTTGGAGAGACCAACTATCCTGATGAAGCAGGTGTGAATAGTCCCAAATTTCTTGAAGGCAAAAAAATAACCGTCACTGTAAATGGTTATGAAAGATGCTCTAAAGCGAGAGCTGAATGTATTGCGCTTTATGGGACTCGTTGCTATGTCTGTGGCATGAGCTTTGAACATACCTATGGTGCATTTGCTAAAGATTTTATCCATGTGCATCACATCGAGCCGTTACATACTATCGCTAAAGAGTATGAAGTAAATCCGCAAAAGGATTTACGACCTGTTTGCCCAAATTGTCATGCCATGCTCCATAAAACTGTAGATGGTATTCCAATGACGATAGAGAAATTAAAAGTTTTTTACAAATATTCTCTTAATAACCCACTTAGACAAACTTTTGAAGAATGA